The Erythrobacter aurantius genome includes a window with the following:
- a CDS encoding DMT family transporter, whose translation MAQPAPPSLARLLPFAAAALGVGCLSLMDAFMKEAALVTGTYTATVLRSLMGAALIAPFWFWRKTAWPTRPVMKLHIERGIISAFMALSFFFALTKLPLAEAIAISFVAPLIALYLARVLLGEVIRPKAIFASLLGFAGTLVIVGGKIGGGDFDHDAALGLASLMVSALLYAYNFIVVRRQSQVAGPVEIATFHSGIGGLVLLLFAPFVATPPVSAALVPLACAAVLTVGGAMAIAWAYARAEAQALVPIEYSGFLWASALGWAFFDEAVTLPTLAGTILIVTGCWLATRKGRKAPETA comes from the coding sequence ATGGCACAGCCCGCACCTCCATCCCTTGCCCGCCTGCTGCCATTCGCGGCCGCGGCCTTGGGCGTGGGCTGCCTGTCGCTGATGGATGCCTTCATGAAAGAGGCGGCGCTGGTGACGGGCACTTACACCGCGACGGTGCTGCGCAGCCTGATGGGTGCAGCTTTGATCGCGCCGTTCTGGTTTTGGCGCAAAACGGCCTGGCCCACCCGTCCCGTGATGAAACTGCACATAGAACGCGGCATCATTTCCGCCTTCATGGCCCTCAGCTTCTTCTTCGCATTGACCAAGCTGCCGCTGGCCGAGGCTATCGCGATCAGTTTTGTAGCGCCCTTGATCGCGCTCTACCTCGCACGGGTTCTGCTGGGCGAAGTGATCCGGCCCAAGGCGATTTTCGCAAGCCTGCTGGGGTTTGCGGGCACTCTGGTCATCGTCGGGGGCAAGATCGGCGGCGGCGATTTCGATCATGATGCAGCGCTGGGCCTTGCATCGCTGATGGTTTCGGCGCTGCTTTATGCCTACAACTTCATTGTCGTCCGCCGCCAAAGCCAAGTGGCAGGACCGGTCGAGATCGCCACCTTTCACAGCGGGATCGGCGGACTGGTGCTGCTGCTGTTCGCACCCTTCGTTGCCACACCGCCGGTTTCAGCCGCATTGGTGCCTCTGGCCTGTGCGGCGGTGTTGACAGTGGGAGGGGCGATGGCGATCGCATGGGCCTATGCCCGCGCCGAGGCACAGGCACTGGTACCCATCGAGTATTCCGGCTTTCTCTGGGCCAGCGCGCTCGGATGGGCGTTCTTTGACGAGGCGGTGACGCTGCCTACTCTGGCCGGAACGATTCTGATCGTAACCGGGTGCTGGCTGGCGACCAGAAAGGGCCGAAAAGCCCCGGAAACGGCCTAG
- a CDS encoding L,D-transpeptidase family protein, producing the protein MRSWLSTLAGGIAAASLIGSGAVAQDDAARQVAPTAAPARAPAPGASFDEAFPQMVSEPIVQGDLAPPGPIIQEWSLENASALVNVIKGIGAEGLNPAEYNLEQLRMLLLEGESEELNALASKSFVWLVEDLRDGRTPADARVQWFVVDPDRDRFRTGDLLTQALETGDVAGTLASLHPTHPDYARLREELVATPESEAAKRKLIRANMDRWRWLARDLGRQYLITNVPEYQLRLTVNDKIIRSYRTIVGKPGRTATPQLAEMVEGVVFNPTWTVPQSIVRGEGLGQRVLNNPSWARANGYTATRGANGYITVVQQPGPGNSLGQMKLEMPNSHAIFFHDTPSRHLFANANRALSHGCIRTERALELAITMAILGRGATKDEAVAISSSGKYTKVMLEREFPAYITYFTMATDIDGELRTFNDIYERDAPVLASFDKPRVENRSGESDDEIIVIEDDLQDS; encoded by the coding sequence ATGCGCAGCTGGTTGAGCACTTTGGCGGGCGGAATTGCCGCAGCATCCCTGATCGGGAGCGGTGCCGTCGCGCAGGATGATGCAGCCCGGCAGGTCGCGCCTACTGCTGCTCCTGCCCGCGCTCCTGCGCCCGGCGCCAGTTTTGATGAAGCTTTCCCGCAAATGGTGTCAGAGCCGATCGTTCAGGGCGACCTCGCGCCTCCGGGGCCGATCATTCAGGAATGGAGCCTCGAAAACGCCTCCGCCCTCGTCAATGTTATCAAGGGTATCGGTGCCGAAGGTCTGAACCCGGCCGAATACAACCTTGAGCAGCTCCGCATGCTGCTTCTGGAGGGCGAATCCGAAGAGCTGAACGCGCTCGCTTCGAAAAGCTTTGTCTGGCTGGTGGAGGATCTGCGCGACGGGCGCACGCCGGCAGACGCGCGGGTGCAATGGTTTGTAGTCGATCCCGACCGTGACCGTTTCCGCACTGGCGATCTGCTGACGCAGGCGCTCGAGACCGGTGATGTGGCTGGCACGCTGGCGAGCCTGCATCCGACCCATCCCGACTATGCGCGTTTGCGTGAAGAACTGGTCGCGACCCCCGAAAGCGAAGCGGCGAAGCGCAAGCTGATCCGCGCCAACATGGATCGCTGGCGCTGGCTGGCGCGCGATCTGGGGCGGCAGTACCTGATCACCAACGTGCCCGAATACCAGCTGCGGCTGACCGTCAATGACAAGATCATCCGCAGCTATCGCACCATTGTCGGCAAGCCGGGGCGCACCGCCACACCGCAGCTGGCCGAAATGGTCGAAGGGGTGGTGTTCAACCCTACTTGGACGGTGCCGCAATCCATCGTGCGCGGCGAAGGGCTGGGTCAGCGGGTGCTCAACAATCCGTCATGGGCGCGGGCCAATGGCTACACCGCCACGCGCGGCGCGAATGGCTATATCACCGTGGTGCAACAGCCGGGGCCGGGCAATTCGTTGGGCCAGATGAAGCTGGAAATGCCCAATTCGCACGCGATTTTCTTCCACGACACACCTTCGCGTCACCTGTTCGCCAATGCCAACCGGGCTTTGTCGCATGGCTGCATCCGAACCGAACGCGCGCTGGAACTGGCGATCACCATGGCGATTCTAGGGCGCGGCGCTACGAAAGACGAAGCGGTGGCGATTTCGTCTTCGGGCAAATACACCAAGGTTATGCTGGAGCGGGAATTCCCGGCCTATATCACCTATTTCACCATGGCGACCGACATCGACGGCGAGCTGCGGACCTTCAACGACATCTACGAGCGCGATGCTCCGGTGCTGGCCAGCTTCGACAAGCCGCGCGTCGAAAACCGCTCGGGCGAAAGCGATGACGAAATCATCGTGATCGAGGACGATCTGCAGGATAGCTAG